The sequence ttccttctctctttctctcttcgggtccattcggaTCGGATCTGGTCCGTTCGATAAACCCAGATCCGttccagaaaatgattcgggtccaattttagaacccgactcggatccgcgggtcgggtcgggtctacgcgggtcgggCCGGATCGGGTCTCGGATCAatctgacccatttgcagccttaccaAAAAGGAACGTAACATAAAAGTCTCACAACGTTTAGGGACTTAGCTGTAATAATGTACGAATACGAGAAGTTTCGTCAGCGCCGAGAGCTGTACAAAATGTATGAGAAGCCGTTTTACATATAACCCCTTTTCAATATCGATATTAGAAAACTGTTGATCGTGGCGCTGGAAGGCAGTGTTCGATCCCGTCTCATTATGTCGCCTTTCAGGACGAGTCGgtggaaagagaggagagagaggagatggGGAGAGCCACGGCATCGGAGCGATACGAGGAGCTAGGGTTAGCGGAGGCCCTCTCGCGGCCCTACGACTACCCCACGGCGTGCCGCGAGCTCGGCCTCATCCTTCGACTCGCCTACGCGAAGCTCCCAAAGGGCCTCCAGTCCCTCGTCTTTCGCGACACCCTCTCCGCCTTCCGCCGCCTCCCGCAGTGAGTCCCCCCCCTCCGTCTTCTCTTCTTAATTTTGCTTCAATTTCTGATTCGTAATCGTCGTTTCTTGTCTCCGAATCCCTAATTCGCCTTGGCCCTCTTTTGGAGCCAGATATCCTTGTTATTGTGATTCATCTTTTAATATTATTACCGGCCTCTCTAATCAAATTATTAGTCGGTCTCTTTTTATTTCGATAGATCTGCAGCGCTTTGGTTCTCTCATTTTAGAGTATCTTCTTCGGATGTTTCTGTCTGTGCAATTATGGGTTCCCCAAGGAATTTTATGCACGCTTCTGCTTGGGGGTTTCTTTTGGAATTGCTAAGTTGCGATCTGTTCTTatgaccaatttgaaagaagatTTTTTCTACTTTTTGATGTTTTCCCTTTTCTACCAATATCATATGTTGACTGTGTCCTTTACTGTTACTATGGCTTGTTATTGATTTATGTTGACGGGGTTAGTATGTGAATTATTGAATGGGTCTTTAAAAAGTTACGCataatttgatctatgattctGTACCTTTTTGGGGAACAAAAATGTACCGAAACGTGAAGATAAAAGGTGAATGTTGGAGCACATGAAACGAGGTGCTCTGCAGACCTATATCATAGTTCTTAGACATTTCGACCTTACAAGGATTTACTATTGTAGGTAATTACTTGCTTGGACTGTAAAGTTTAAACTAAAAGCGTTTCTCCATTCTATTGGACAATCTTTAGCAAAAGGAAATAAAGGAGATAAAAGCTTGGATCGTATATAATGAACATTTCATTGCTTCACTTGGTattatctcaaaaataaaatgTACAATTTCAGTATTGTATTACCATTATTCCTAATGATATAACCGTGACATCCATCCTTTTATTCTTGATCCAGTGTCGTACTTACATTTAAATCAACATTTAATAtatattcctttttttctttcaaaaactaATTTGTTGGAAACTGTTGCATCTTCTTATAACAAGGCCGTATATGCTAAACAGTTATAATTGAACTTGATATATTTGAATTAAGAATATCTCATGGATGgagttaattttctttttttgttggctTAATGTTTCTTTAATATTTCTTCACGCGGTAGCCTGACCAAAGAATAATCTGGAATGCATTAGAGTCTTGTTACAGGTCAGactttcaaaaaattttatgtGATGCTCCATCAGTTGGTTTTACATCTACTCTCTTATAGTTGATTTATGTTCTCGAGTACTAGGTCCATATTATTAATGCGCCAAGCTGTTTTTTATTATCAATTATTATATATCTGTGATAAGGATTTGCGATGGATTGGATCCTTACAGAGCAAATGGCTTCCTAATACTGCAGAGTGCAAACAGGTTATGGAATTTCATCAGCAAACATCCTTCTTCAGGCAGCAGAAGTCGTGTTGCCCAAGCAGAAAAAGGCACTAGCTGTTTCAGAGTTCAAGCATGCTGCGGTTGCACACAAGAGGCACTCCAGAGCTCATGAAGATGGAGGTACTAACTAGACAATGCATGTGCAAAAAAAATCTCATGCCTTGCAGACTCTTTAATTTATTTCAATTTATCAGTTTTTGAATACTCAAAATGCCTGTAACACCTAGACTCAAGGCAGCTTCATGCTGAACTGCCTGTCTGAGTATACATTTATTCCACTGACCCAGTAAAAGGTGCCTTCTGTGGTTCAGGGCAAGCAGTCATCATATAGTcagaaataataataacatcTTACCATTACATAGCAATTACATTTATGTTTAAGTACAAATCATCTGGCTATGATAGCCTTGGCAACTGCCTTATGCTTCTTGATCCCccaaaaaacagagaaaaagaaaaagaatctcTAGGATTTAAGTAGTCTAGTTACCATTGAGCACACATCACATTAGTGTCAAGTCAAGGTTTGCTTATTTCTTCcccatatttgttttattaCTCCAGAGTTTTGGTTTCACAGAAAAAATATTAAGCATGATTTTGATTAACCAAGCCATCATGGAAATTTCTCACAAAGTTACAATGGCATAAGCTTTATAGTTAGATGTAGAAAGGAGTTGGGATAAAGTCGGGTCTGGCTATATATGGAAATGGCAATGGATAAAGTACCTGTAAAATTTGACCTATTTGTACCCAAACCCGTTTAAAATTCTACTATCTGAACCTATTCCAAATCCGATTAAAAACTTGCCCAAAAATTCCAAACCTGTCCCATTGAAAAAGAGCAAATGATTGGGTACCCGAACTTGACTGATTAATCTTTATTCGGATCGAGTTATTCGGGCCGGGTCGGGTACCCAATCCAGaattacccaaaaaaaatagagggggggggggatacTATCAAGTAAAAATGGGTATAAATAATTTGGCAAACGGTCTAAAGATAAATGAGTTTTGTAGCTTAGTAGTAAAGGCACAAGTTAGATGTCCTTGAGGTTTGGGGTTTTGGGTTCCCTCACAatacatatattttataaaattttataaaaaataatattatatataatcgGTTTTGGGTAGCGGGTACCCAAGGAAAACCTAACgggtttgaattttaaatcccaAGCCCATCCCAAACCCTATAGGGTTTCACTTCTAAACCCTATAGGGTTAACTAGGGTTCAGGACTGATCGGATGCCCAAAAAAACCTGCCTAGCTGCCATCCCTAGCTATATATTGTTAGACCTAAACCGCATATGTAGGGCACAGGTCCAAACTCAATCAACAAGCCTTCATCCATATCTGGTAGTTAATCTGATAATAATTGGGTATCAGGTAATTAATGAAtatttgttgcacaaaacaaaaTACCTCGAGCTTAGCTCAGATATGCTTGTCTTgttgctcctttttttttcctaattttaGTTTGAATTCTCATGTAAGTTTTAGGCATGCTTTTGATCAGATTAGCTATAGGAAATTCAAGATTTTAGTGGTGTCAGCCTACTGGCTACAGTGGCAAATAGTCAGAGTTAGGCTTATATTTATGTagttaagaaaaaagaaaagttctGTCGGTAGTGAATTTTCAATTTTGTTATCTGACATTTGGATGGAAACTTTCCTCTTCAGGTTCAATGCAATTACCACATGATGTGCTTGTCCACATCTTCAGTTTTCTGGACATGCGATCTTTAGTAACAGCCAGTTCAGTATGCTGGTAGTCTATTTTTTACCTGTATCTATTAGCAGATTGGTTTTTCACTTCAAGTTGATAACATGTTTCATCTTCTATTAGAAGGGCATGGAATTCTGCTGCAAGTGATGATACATTATGGCAGTTGCAGTATTCCCTTCTGTTTGGAGAGTATGACATCAGCCGCCTGCGGACTGGCAAACTAGTTCAAGTCAAGGATATGGTTTTCCATCAAGGCATAGAACGTGTGGATGCAATGACCAATCTCAACTGGAAGGAAGCTTATAGAAGAAAATATATAGGTATGCATCTTTTGGCTTATAAGATTTTAAGTAAGAGTGCTTGTAGCAGCTTTTGACATGAAACTTTTAATGTATGCAGACACAACCATCTATATGGTATCCTTATGATATTGAAGGCACCATTGCTTACATGGCTATGAATGCtgtaatgataaaaaaaaaaaatcaacatcaACTTTTAGGTGCAAACATACAACATGGAAAGCATGCAAAGATTGCATTAAATCATAGAAATTTTATATGGGAACAACAGACAAGGAGAAATGTTGATTGTTTGAGTTTGTTGATTGCTTTTACCACATTTGTTAAACATGCATTTTGTAAAACCATCTATTTTggaggagatttttttttttttttttgctaattgcCTTGTATTTATGTACTTTAGCATCAGAATCTTTAAATTGCAGGCCATGCAGGATTCCTTTCCCATGCTCATCTATGTATGGTCTGAATAAATTTTTAGTCGTATCACATTCCGATCTTTACTTTTTTTGCAATAACTTTTAATATAATTTAGCATTTAGACTTCAGAATTTGTAACAGAATGTGATCCCTTGGAAATATCCTGGTGATTCTGTGCTCCACTCTAATTTTCGATATGATCACTATATTTTTCTTTACTCCTACATGAAGCTTTGCCCCTGCATTTCTTCCAGTTATGTCATTAATGGATTTATTAATGTCACATGTCAAATTAGTTTTCTTGAAAGTCATTTGAAATTCCCATGATGATGATTAAGAACTAGATATTGACCTTCTGATAAATGCACTTGTCTAAAATGAAAAGCAAATGAGTATTGCGTCAAAACATATTTCATACTGTAATGAAGGACTGGGACAAATGGTCAACATGTTTGCCTGCTAACTGTCTTCTCATCTTGTATATGGCATGTACTTTTATAGAAAGTTCTTTCTTGAAGTTAATTGTTATGTCTGCATTCTAGTGGCAGAATTTTTAGTTAGCAGAATTTCACATCGGCAGCTCCATATCTTTTGTCCTACAGTTTACTTACTGTTGGTCGGTATTAcaattggattttggattctGTTTGATGATGtcataatttatatatatatatatatatgtttatacTTGGGTTTTTGTTTCCTGAAAATGCAGTCCAGTTATGTTGCTGTAGGTCACTGTAAAAGCCCTCAACTCCCAATTAATATTTTGCCTCAAAGTTCAGAAAAAGTTTataaattttcctttttttagttGTGCTTTTGTATGTCCTTCAAATTCTTGAACTTAAACATTTGGATTTCGCTGCATTTTGTAAAGTATTAACTTTAAGTATTATTTTAGTTCATTGACTataattgttattttttttttattttaacctGCATTTCCCCTGTGCTTCTCTGTTGCTTTACCCTGTTATCATGAATTACATTGAAAGATTGAAATATGGAAAGAAACACCATGTCTCAATTATATATTTCTTTACTGCACATATCTTTTAGCTCTCTTTGCTGAAAAATGGTGGCGTTTCATGCAAGTCTTTTTCTCTCTCAGCTATCCTCAACTTCCTCCACCAATCTTCTTCTATGTCAAGGTTCTCATTTTAGATAAATCAAGACTGGTAATTTTATTGCAGGTAATTCATCATTGAGATTCACCTCAAATAGAGCATTATGCGTACATTGCGATTCAATTATTTGGCTCAGCCACATGACTTGCGCCAGGCCACACCATTGTCATAAGCTTGAGAATCAGAGAGTAAAAATAAGACCCCTATCACCTAATAAGGTAATGTCTTTTAATTTTTAACTCCTTGCATTTAATACAGACATCTTATAGAAACTGTTTGTTTTCCCAAGAAATTTTGCCAAGGATGATTTAACTTTTTTCACATTAAGAGTCCTTCAGGATTGTCTTTGCCATGCAAGCAGAGCTGCTGACAACTCTAAATAAGTGTGATGTATAGCTTTCTTTAGGAAAAATTATTATCAAGtgatataattaaatcaaaagtaGATACAAAGATAACTGACCagtgtttttttctttaaaaaaaaaatccccctGTATCTTTTTCTAGGATGAAAACATGAAGTAGCTCAATTTGTAGTTTAGAAAACTGTACACTTAGTCACTTGACTGCACCGCATGTTGTTTTAAATTTGATAACTTGTTAGTTATCTGCATGTTTTGAGGTCAACGAATCTCATTCAGTTTCAGATTATCAGTTTGAATTGTTATCTGCATTTTTCATCAGGTTGTGAATTATCTAGTGGGAGAGACTGAATTAACATTGTCATCGTCTGACGAAAGTGATAGTAGTGATACTGATGAATTGTCGAACCATGGACAGCGGCTTCTGAAGTTATGGGCCTATCCGAAGCTTACAAGCACCAGCTAAAACGTGCCTTGTAGAATGTTTAATTTTGGAGGCCTCCCCGCCTCTGCAGTGTGGGCAGCCTGAAAATGTTCATCGTGTCACTTCTAAGAGTGCAGGCCAGTTATGGAAGATCGGTATATGACATGATTTGGAATCCATGAACAGTGGGAAATGTGAAGGTACTTAAGCGTTATTAAACCATCATCTTCCATGATCATATTATCGAATTGGAAGTGATTCGCGATTGTACTTCAAATATGGTTGTATTTATTCAACACTTATATTTTGCTTGCCATATCTATGTACATAATACAGTTTGAAAGTCTGAACCTCAATCCGGTTTTAGCAGTAAACCAAGGTCTTTCAGACAGTAGAGTAATCTGTAGGAAACATCAGCTTCTGTTATCAGAGATCTATGCCCTTCAACTTTAGCTGTTGCCTGAGACGGCCAGCCAAATGGTGGCTGATGGAGAGCAGTTCAAGTTGCAAAATGAAATATATCATGCTCGAATTGTGAATGGGACAACATGGTCCAAAGTCATTGTGCTCTGATCTTTTTTGCCTTTAAATTGTGTATTCGTGTAATTATTTTGAAGAATTTGGTTGTACAGATCATAGGAACACCACACACATTTAGATACAGGAGCTGCATTCAAAGCCCATATCCTGGTCAATGAGGATACAAACTGTGATTGGGTTAAATCCTGATTGGTGACAGCAAGTGTACCTCTCTCTATGCAATTCATATTACTTCGGTTGCTGTTCGTTTGCATGGTTCAGAAAATGAAACAATCAGTACTCGTTTGCATGCTTCAGAAAATGAAACGATTTCTGCAATCATAAACTTGAAGGCGCAGACACGTGCTTGCTACTTTCATGAAAGTCTCAAATTGCTCATGGTTCCAACATGAAGAAGAAATCACTTAAGTTTATGTTAACGTTTGGTTGTCTCTGCATTTGGCAAGCTGGTAATTTTGTAACATATGatcaatatatttaatttactaAAAAAATAGAAGGCAAGCTGTCCCCACAGACCGGTCTTTCTTTCTAAAAAATTTCTTCTGTGGCTATCAACGGGAAAATTTCAATCTTTTCCAGCATTGTGCAGTTTCAAATGGTGGGGGTGCCGTGGTTTTAAGACCCTGTGGATGATTTCGATGGAAAATGCACCCGTAGAATCACGACACGATTACGGCAAGACCTGCTGCTGGAAGGTTGGGTCAATTTCAAGAATATTCCTGTGCCTTAAAGCAACATGATCAATCGCCAGAGGAAGGTGAATGGCAGGGCGGTCGGCAAACTCTTCTAGTGATTACCATGAATTTACTATACTGAAAGCAATTTCAAAATTGAGGTCGGGTCTGATCAAGCTTAGCTTGAAATTTAATTTCAAGCATGAAATGCTTGCCAGAGCTTGGTTTGTTTACTATTATTTCAAGCTCAATTCGTGCCTAATTTCAAACCAAGCTGAACATAagcttaagtgagcctagtaaATCCTTTATCAAGCTAGAAATTAATAACTCAAGTCCAGCTTGAACCAAGCTCCgtacatgcatgaattaaaactTGATTTCAAGCATAGTTAATCTAAATTAACAACTAATAGActcaaatattaaaatatttgaagatttttttaaaaaagaaaactaaaaatacTATGCTGTTttacaaagaaaaatcaagcCTTACAAAAGCAGAACTAAATTTCAATCAGGCTAGCCGAGCCCAAGCCAAGGCCGACCCAAATAACCTTGGGCCTAATTCACCCAGAGCTAGTCCGGATCCATCTGCAAACCTAGCTTTCATTTTCGAAGTTAATACAGCGGTTCAGCGCCGCGTTTAGACTAAAGACACTAATCTATTCTCCAAGCAACTAGATAATATTCTGGATAATTTGCAAACTTAAGCAATATAATttcaataaatttaaaaaaaataaaaatcggcATCTCGAAAAATTCTGGAGGGTAAAAGAGATAAGTGGGGGAGAGAGAAATAGATTGCAATGTAGCCGTGGGTTCAGACGCCATGAAAAACCTAAAAATCGTTCATGCGCCTACGAAACGGCCAAGTTTCCTCTGCGAAGGGAATGATATGATCGTTAGAGATCGTTAGAGAGATCTCAACTATGGAGATTTACCCCCTCTGCTGGGGCCTTCGCTTTCCCTAATCTACTCCATACTTTTACTCAATACTTTATTTCCTATTTCTCGCTGTGTGAAATCAAAATCTGAGAACAGATGGATCGAAGGACTGAAACTCTGAAAAGTACTTCAAATCCGGCGATCCGACATCACTTCGTTTCCTGTCCGAAGGCAAACTTGGATGAGATCGCACTGTTCCAAAGCGATCCCTCCATAGGTCCTTCGTTTTAGAGATTGAAATCGgacaaaaaaaaaccaaaaaggaATAAGAAAGACAAGGTAGATTGGATGCTCGGTGAATACGAACCAGATAAAATTATAGGATATCATATCGCCGAAACGATCACGAGATTAATTCCTCTTCATCGCATCCCAAAAGAAACTTTAGGGGAAGGGGATTTCGGGTGTCGGGAACGAAACCTAAGCCGATGGCCGCCGCCGTTGTGACCATCGGCTGGGTTAGGGCACCCAGGGCCTTTTATAGATGAGTCGATGGAGATGAATGGAACTTTTTCTTGATGGACGGCTATGATCTACTGATTGATTAAGATCCGGACATCAACGGGCATTCGAAATCGGATCAGCCAAATGAGGGCCTGCTTCTGGGATTGGcctaaaagtaaaaataaaataaatttttgaacaATTGATAATAAAAATAATCTGAAAATGGTttcagttaaaaaaaaatatataatgatgCCTCCTCTATCTTTTTCgattc comes from Phoenix dactylifera cultivar Barhee BC4 unplaced genomic scaffold, palm_55x_up_171113_PBpolish2nd_filt_p 000121F, whole genome shotgun sequence and encodes:
- the LOC103722236 gene encoding F-box protein At5g52880 isoform X2, with the translated sequence MGRATASERYEELGLAEALSRPYDYPTACRELGLILRLAYAKLPKGLQSLVFRDTLSAFRRLPQVQTGYGISSANILLQAAEVVLPKQKKALAVSEFKHAAVAHKRHSRAHEDGGSMQLPHDVLVHIFSFLDMRSLVTASSVCWAWNSAASDDTLWQLQYSLLFGEYDISRLRTGKLVQVKDMVFHQGIERVDAMTNLNWKEAYRRKYIDTTIYMVSL
- the LOC103722236 gene encoding F-box protein At5g52880 isoform X1; protein product: MGRATASERYEELGLAEALSRPYDYPTACRELGLILRLAYAKLPKGLQSLVFRDTLSAFRRLPQVQTGYGISSANILLQAAEVVLPKQKKALAVSEFKHAAVAHKRHSRAHEDGGSMQLPHDVLVHIFSFLDMRSLVTASSVCWAWNSAASDDTLWQLQYSLLFGEYDISRLRTGKLVQVKDMVFHQGIERVDAMTNLNWKEAYRRKYIGNSSLRFTSNRALCVHCDSIIWLSHMTCARPHHCHKLENQRVKIRPLSPNKVVNYLVGETELTLSSSDESDSSDTDELSNHGQRLLKLWAYPKLTSTS